Proteins co-encoded in one Haladaptatus sp. ZSTT2 genomic window:
- a CDS encoding F0F1 ATP synthase subunit C → MFETIMTLMSVVLQEGSTEAVAAIPPTAAAALAVGLAAFGAGYAERGIGAAAVGAIAEDDEMFGRGLILTVLPETLVILALVVVFVV, encoded by the coding sequence ATGTTCGAAACTATCATGACACTGATGAGCGTCGTACTGCAAGAAGGAAGCACTGAGGCTGTCGCAGCCATCCCCCCAACCGCGGCTGCTGCCCTCGCTGTCGGTCTCGCCGCATTCGGTGCAGGCTACGCAGAGCGCGGTATTGGCGCGGCTGCAGTCGGCGCCATCGCAGAAGACGACGAGATGTTCGGTCGCGGGCTGATTCTCACGGTTCTCCCTGAGACGCTCGTGATTCTCGCACTCGTTGTCGTGTTCGTGGTCTAA
- a CDS encoding V-type ATP synthase subunit E, whose protein sequence is MSLETVVEDIREEARARAENIRAEGEERAEELVSEAESDAAEILDEQEREVEREIKQMREQKLSSAKLEAKQKRLEARRNVLAQVRTDVEDAVADLEGDTREELTRELLEDASTEFDDSDTVTVYGRADDAALLETLADDYGYTYEGEYDCLGGVVLESEASRIRVNNTFDSVLDRVWENNLKETSERLFDQ, encoded by the coding sequence ATGAGTCTCGAGACAGTTGTTGAGGATATCCGGGAAGAAGCCCGCGCGCGTGCGGAAAACATACGCGCAGAGGGCGAGGAGCGTGCCGAAGAGCTTGTCTCTGAGGCCGAATCCGATGCCGCGGAGATTCTCGACGAACAAGAACGGGAAGTAGAGCGCGAAATCAAGCAGATGCGAGAGCAGAAGCTGTCGAGTGCGAAGCTTGAGGCCAAACAAAAGCGCCTCGAAGCACGCCGCAACGTCCTTGCGCAGGTTCGCACGGATGTCGAGGACGCCGTTGCCGACCTCGAAGGCGACACGCGTGAGGAGCTCACCCGCGAGCTGCTCGAAGACGCGAGCACCGAGTTCGACGACAGCGACACCGTCACGGTCTACGGCCGTGCCGACGACGCTGCCCTGCTCGAAACCCTCGCAGACGACTACGGCTACACCTACGAAGGCGAGTACGACTGCCTCGGTGGCGTCGTCCTCGAAAGCGAGGCGTCGCGCATTCGGGTCAACAACACGTTTGACTCGGTGCTCGACCGCGTCTGGGAGAACAACCTGAAAGAAACAAGCGAACGGTTATTCGACCAATGA